AAGATTTAGACACATAAGCATTAGCAGGATATGAGCCCGCATCTGCAAACTGGTAAATCTGTAAATACTTGTATGTTTACTCCAGATATTAGCAAAACGATACCAGAGCAAAATAAAGCAATCAGCATGGCAAACAAAAAATGAGACCAAAGTTCAAGGACTGAAAAATGTAAGAATACAAAATATAATGTCATCTTTAGACTTTATACTCCATAAAGCACATTTCTGCTACTTGCACATTCTTTCTCCATGTTATGCATATACTTAAGAGGGTTGTGATATATGAACAACTAATTCCTAATGCAGAAGTGTCATTTTTAGACAACACGGAGTTCATTTTTAGATCGTTTACGGAGGTCATTATTAGTCAGTGTTTAGTTAAATTTAGAAATGATGACCTGAAACAATCTAAAAATGACctccatatttttaaaatctggattttctaaaatgaacTTAGTGTTATCTAATAATGTCACTTCTGCAGTTCTGCATCagaaattagttatatttttatCACAATCCTATACTTTACAAAGATGCATCTAATCTTAATAACAAATTGCATCTAATCTTAATAACAAATAATCTGATATCTCAAGGGCTCAAACAATGTTAAAAAAGCTAATCATGGTTCCGCAATCTAGCTTAGTACCATGATTAACATGCCACTACAGTTCAGTGACAATACACTACTAATATGCGCTGTTTAGAACTTCAGACTGTTTCAATTAGGCATGGGAGCAAGGCTGGTCCAATTACCAATAACCTTTCAAAATGGGTTGCAAGAGACCCGCCGTGAATCACTCAAAAGTCAAAAGCCTAGGAGCCTCCCTAAGAAAAAGAGATAACCTGCTGGAGACGAGGAGACAGGCAGTATAGAGAGATGAAGACAGAAAGCTAGAGAGGAAAAGTACTTCCGTGTTGGTAGAAAGTAGGGGTCATAGAACACGTTTCGAAAAATAGAACATTAGTTTAAGTCAATAGTTAATAAACTCTTAGAATTGTAGAAAGTTTGAATTTGTTTCaacaaaaattttaaagtttaaaATAGTACTTAAATTCACAATTATATACATTAACTGGGGTTTAAAAACTGATCCCAGTGACCAATGCAAATCTCCAGTTTCACATAAATTCTTTAGCCGTGTACTACACAACCGTAATGGTAATGTAAATGTAAGTCAAGAAGAAACATACTCTTCAACTGCTAAAACATAATGTCGTTTTCCCATCCATTCTCTCCTTGATTCGTAGAATCCAGTGTTACTTGATCCAGTATCACCCTTTTGCTTTTCCTCAAGCAATGAGGAAGCAGCCTGCACAAAGAAAAGTAAACATCCCTGACCTTCTAGAAACCAATACAATCTATCTGTTTGgactttttaaaataaattaaatacctCCCATGTCATTCCTCGGTCCAAGGTGAAAGTAAACAACACAGTGGATGCTCCGGACATATTGTCAATATGCACAGTCTGAAAAATGAGTATATTAAGAACGGGTTATAATGTTTAACCCACAAATTCACTGAGTATTGTAACCTTTGGTGCTCCCTGCAACCCGATTGTGTTAGCCTTCACATCAACAATACCAGAATCCAGGTGCCCTTCAATACGTGCTTTCCGAATAAGAATATCAAAGATTCCAACAAATAACTCGAACAGCCTGCAATACCATCAGTGCAACTATTATGATGACCATCACACACAGAATAGTACTGGTCAAACAAACTACAAAACCTATTTTGAATCCCCGGAGAAAGTCCTAAAATTCGGTTCAGGAAACGCCCAACATCATTCATGTCTGAATCAACTATACGGCCAGAAAGCTTTCCGGCATCCTTCCCATTACCTACAAGCATTagtgaataattataatttggGCTATGAAAACACAGGATGTAGGTGAATCTTAGTACATGAGAGCTAGAATCTATGAAACTACCTTCTAGAAGCTGCCATATATGAAAACACAGTGGGACAAAATGGAAAGTGAAACAATAGTCAAGAGAAGGCTAATACATATATTCAGATGCTTAGTATTACCGGTAGCTGGATCTCTAATTATTCCAACAGAATGAAGAGCAGCTCTTCCCTCTGTCATGAATTCTTCTATTGTTTCAGGCTTTTCTGATGAACATCCTGGTGGAACAATGGCCAAAGGTTCCTAATGATTCAAAACAATATAACAATAAGACCTTCACACAAAAGTAAAATCcattttggaagttttgttgcaatataaaaaaatcaccGAGATTAGTACCAGATCCATGAGTCCCTTATACAAATTCATTAATGCCTTCTTTCCAAATGCACTATCATAATTGTAAGCACTGAGAGATGGTCCAGCTCTGCAATATAAGATGATGTAAGCCAACTAGTGCGGGTAGGTAATAAGAAACTGAAATGTACCTTATCAGCTACAACAATGGTATTACCTTCGGTCTCCCTGTGTCAGTGCTCCAAGAGATTCAAGTCTCTTTGCAACAATTGAAGCAAAACGTCGTTCACCACCAAGATTTGTGAAAAGCAGCCTATAAGAATagaaaattaatatacttaCATCTTCATATTCACTTATTCAGGTTAATGTCCCTTTAAAAATTTGTTAACTGTGAATTTATAGTATGCCAAATAACAATACACCAGGCTTACCTCCAGActcataataatattatcaatgCCCCATGCATACCTTCAAGCTCATGTGTGACATGAGTGATGTACACTTTTGATTCTAGAATCACTGGTTTCATATTAGGTTAGGCACTTTTTGGAAATACCCACATTCAGTTTATTGAAGTAAAAGACAACTACTTGCTTGAAATATATAAAATCTACCCAAATTTATTAATTCAACTTTCAGTCATCACTGCATGTGTAGTACTAGTACATGAAATTTTTCTTTTTGCAAAAGAAATTAAGAGGACATCGTGCAGTAGAGAAAAGTCCTCTACTGCAAATGAAATGGCTCAGTGCCGGCAATTCAAATTGGGATGTGCAAACATGAAACAAGCAAAAAAAACAGTCCTAAATTTGCTTTAAAGTTTCAAGAATAATATATGAAAAACATCTATAAAACTCACATGGACAACATAAAGAGGTTGAAATAACATTACTTTGTTACaagcaataaaaaaataaacattactCCTTAGTTACTAGTTCAGAATTTTGCATGAAATAAAGTTAGAAAAAATCTTACAACAGAATAATGTTTTGAAGatgtgaagaaattaaatttgtaCATATCAGTAAtatgtatttataattttatatttttgtagaATATTCGGATATTTACCCTTCACCAATAAAGTAGGTAGATTCTATATAGTTTCAAACAAGTAGAATTCTTTTCACACTTTCTAGTGGGTAGAATTCACTATTGCCACTTTTATGCCAGTGTGAAACTCAGTTTGCACATATTGATGCAACAACTGTCATAAGGTCTTTTATTAAATCAAAATTCATAACCACCTATATTGCGGTGCAGAAGCTTGATTTGATCTGTGAGTTCTTCCAAATTGTTGAATGGCTCTATCAGCACTCCAAGGCAGTTCAAGAGTTAGATGAACTCTTCTTCTCTGTTCCAAGAACAAAATTATTCAACATgaatgaacaagaaaatgacATTAAAGTAATAAAGCATGATCCTAAGGCAGAACCACAAAAACCACTAGAAAAAACATTCCAATCACGATACCTGATTGACTGCTCTTCTATCTGCTTGCAAAGAAACACCAGCAGATCCAGCCTCAGATATAATAGCTACTAGTTTTTTACCACTCATGAAGAGCTGTTTTTCATGCATATTGACCATTTCCATGGTCACATCTTTCCTAAAGCACACAGCGTATGAGTTAGCAACTACAAACACAACTCAAAATGGTGATATAGGGGCATGTCACAACTCACGTGTTCCGTGCCTGATAAGTAACACCTTTTCCGTCAGAAGCCCTGACTAGCATGCCTCGTCGCCCTGTGATTTCTGCTACTTTATCAGGGCCTCCAAGCTGCTCCAGTATCACAGCCAATAAAATAAGGTGTATGGATAAGAAATTCTGTTTGTACTTTATGAAAACTGAAATTACCTGATCAACAATATCATCTAACGGATTGTTGGGGAGATCCAACGATCGTATTATTTCTAGAAATTTCAATTTGCGTTCAAGGGCTCCTTCATATCTAATTTGGTGAAAAAAatgcacagagacaaataagaGATTCGAAATACTTTTAAGAGAAAGCATAAACAGATTTTAATAAGGGTTGGTACCTTTTCAGCAGTTCTTCATAGTAGACTTGTCTAGCTCGGAGAAACTCCTCTGTTTTCTCCTTGCATGAATAACAAGACCAATCCTCAGATATTACGTCGACAACAGGTGGAACCAGACAAGCAGGGTGAACAAGCTGGCTGCAACATGAACATTGAAGCAATTTCTTCCTTTCCTATACTCATGAATAAGTAGACAATGAGGGACGAAAAAATAATGATGAAACAACTATCCAAATCATCGTTGTCATATTAGAAAAGGGACAAGGTACATGAAATATACCCCTTCCAAACTGCAAATGTTGCAGATCTCGAACTCATCATCAGATTCAGCTTCAGGGTCAGTGTCGCCTGCATTTTATACAAAGACCATTATGTAATTAAAGAAATCATAATAATTCCAAAGCAAGTAGTAAAATAAAGATTATACGATTCGTATTTACAGCTCCActtattgtaattaaaatatCAGCTTTTGTAGTAAGTAGAGGTCTCAGTGTCTCATACGTCCAAGCTCATATCTCAGATACAGGGCAGGGATTTATGGGACAACCTAACCAAAAGCAAAACAGctctttttttcttctactCATAATTAAAAACTCATATTTTAGCATCAACGCATTAAATAAATGATGAAACTGAAGACTATATAAGCAAAGGACTTGCAGTCTCAGACTCTCAATAAGATTTCTAGAGAAACAATTAAAACTCTAACTACTCGAACAGGAAGATCTAAGAAATGGTTATGGAAGATACTAAGTGGATGGCAATGTGCATCTACAGCAATTGTTTTCTGCAATTACAACATGTCAAAAAACGTATAAAGCTGGATTCAGGGTGTCATAATTGATTGTTGATTTTGCAGAAATAAATTATCGCATAAGATACTGTAATTACTTTCAGATTGCCACTCGCTTTCTTCTTCGCTTTCAACTTCCCGTTTGGCAACTTTCCTTACCCTCCCTGCAAATGACACACCAGGTGTAGCTGAATGCCTCTTTCTTTGAAGCTCTTTTACACTTTCCTCTGCACAAATCGCAAAATGAAGTCACTAACTACTACATGCCAAATAAGGAGaagttaataaaaaaacatataacAAACAAATACCAGGAAGTGGTTCAGGCTTGTCTGGGAGGGGATAATTTTCCTCaacaaatttcaataataaCTCACGAGGCCCAGATATAAAATCATCAAGCTCCAAACCCTATCCAATACAATGAAAAGTTTCAAGAAGTTAATTAGAGAAAGTTATCTCAACAAAATCCATCAGAAATATCACTGATAAAGATGAAAATTAACTTTGTAATCACATAGTACTAAACATGAAATTTTCTTTTGCTCTTCATACAGAATCATGCCACTAGGACATATGGAAGTTTAAGTTATACTTTGAATTGCACAAAAACATACAGTGGAGAACAATCTTACATATTTAGTAATAACTTCCTCAGCCCTTGCTTCCCCAGTACTCTGTAGGCCTATAACCACACACTTATTTTCCAGCAATGCTTGTTGAGAAAGTCTAACCACTGCAGGCACTTTAGCTGACATACAAACATGCCTAAAGAACCGCTGTATAccaaaaagaacaaaaacacacacacatacattacCATAATGAGAAGTGACCTATGGGAAAAGGGTCAGATCTACGAAGCTAAAAATATTTACTACAGTACCTGATGACTTGCCCAGTACAATCTCCACACTTGACTCGAATTAGGCTTCTCGTTGGTGAGAAAGGTGCTGGCTGCTAGCAACTCCATTCTCAAACGAGCCCAGAACTCTGCCGCTTTTTCATACATTTCCTGAAACCAGCAAAACAAAAACTAGTAAGCACAAGATAGCCACATAAGAAATACTTATCAAACTACAAAAGGAATGAACTGGAAGTAAACTACTAAcaaattcattaaattaaaacaaGAAACTAATAAAATACAAGTAATACATGAGTTACTTGGTTGATGGATAGGTTTCCTCAGTGAACTTGTACAGATATAATAACAGACAGGAGAAAAAATGCATGTATGTATCATACCTTAACCAATTTGAATCACTCTcaatatatatagggttgcatTAGGGTGAGACAACACCCTATATCATAACTAAGACCGATCTCGGCCCATGGATGCATATATGTACATCAAAAATGCCAATATTGAATAGGAAACAATCTAGATCTTACAAAAGGTAATCATAAAGCATTGAAGATTAGTTAATAGTAAGTAATAAGACCCTCATTTCATGTCTGCAAGACAAAGTGATGTTGAACATACCGTCATTTTGGCCTCCAATGGAACTTCAACCACTTCAAATTCCGCACCTTTGTAGCTCAGCGTGCGACAAACATACATCCCCCTAAATAGAAGCCAGTTTCAATTAAAAATCTAGGAGTTTACAAGATATTCCAAAAAAAATGTTCTAACCTTGCTTTCATATCCATGGCAACAAGTTCCAGAGCTCCAACACCCCCTTTATCCATTGCACCTGAAACAATTAACATATATTGTTAATGCTCATTTAAAGAATTACTTCATAGGAAGAGAAGTGGatgacagaaaaaaaaatacgcTTAAGAAAATATTCATTAAGCTTAAAAGCGTGTGCACTCTTGAAACATTTCTAACCAGCCATTCTAT
This DNA window, taken from Salvia splendens isolate huo1 chromosome 18, SspV2, whole genome shotgun sequence, encodes the following:
- the LOC121777041 gene encoding protein FORGETTER 1-like — encoded protein: MGQPSLPPPPIAPPPPPPPAQIGSVPAAGCQVRCAGCKMVLTVMPGLTEFVCPTCQLPQMLPPELMRPNQAQAQQHRTAPAHGIDPTKIQLPCANCKAILNVPHGLSRFNCPQCQINLAVDLSKISQALAPPVRQHPSLTLLPPLPLPEEVNEVAIEVEREEDEGGLAGETFTDYRPPKLSIGPPHPDPVVETSSLSAVQPPEPTYDLRIKDDLERSKALSCLQIETLVYACQRHLQHLPDGERAGFFLGDGAGVGKGRTIAGLIWENWHHGRRKALWISVGSDLKFDARRDLDDVGATCIEVHALNKLPYSKLDSKAVGIKEGVVFLTYSSLIASSERGRSRLHQLVQWFGDMDGLIVFDECHKAKNLVPEAGGQPTKTGEAVLDIQAKLPDARVIYCSATGASEPRNLGYMVRLGLWGSGTSFLNFREFLGAMDKGGVGALELVAMDMKARGMYVCRTLSYKGAEFEVVEVPLEAKMTEMYEKAAEFWARLRMELLAASTFLTNEKPNSSQVWRLYWASHQRFFRHVCMSAKVPAVVRLSQQALLENKCVVIGLQSTGEARAEEVITKYGLELDDFISGPRELLLKFVEENYPLPDKPEPLPEESVKELQRKRHSATPGVSFAGRVRKVAKREVESEEESEWQSESDTDPEAESDDEFEICNICSLEGERKKLLQCSCCSQLVHPACLVPPVVDVISEDWSCYSCKEKTEEFLRARQVYYEELLKRYEGALERKLKFLEIIRSLDLPNNPLDDIVDQLGGPDKVAEITGRRGMLVRASDGKGVTYQARNTKDVTMEMVNMHEKQLFMSGKKLVAIISEAGSAGVSLQADRRAVNQRRRVHLTLELPWSADRAIQQFGRTHRSNQASAPQYRLLFTNLGGERRFASIVAKRLESLGALTQGDRRAGPSLSAYNYDSAFGKKALMNLYKGLMDLEPLAIVPPGCSSEKPETIEEFMTEGRAALHSVGIIRDPATGNGKDAGKLSGRIVDSDMNDVGRFLNRILGLSPGIQNRLFELFVGIFDILIRKARIEGHLDSGIVDVKANTIGLQGAPKTVHIDNMSGASTVLFTFTLDRGMTWEAASSLLEEKQKGDTGSSNTGFYESRREWMGKRHYVLAVEDSDSGEYKIFRPNLGESIREMTLTELKEKYRKLSALEKARTGWEGEYEVSSKQCMHGPNCKLGSFCTTGRRLQEVNVLGGLILPVWGTVEKALSKQARQSHKRIRVVRIETTSDNQRIVGLLIPNAAVPTVLQDLAWVHDIDDDDE